A window of the Hippoglossus stenolepis isolate QCI-W04-F060 chromosome 8, HSTE1.2, whole genome shotgun sequence genome harbors these coding sequences:
- the atp2c1 gene encoding calcium-transporting ATPase type 2C member 1 isoform X1: MLKKREPLLSERQPSSEDETMVPVLTSKKASELPVNEVACVLQADLQSGLTQEEVNRRRVYHGWNEFDIGEEEPLWKKYILQFKDPLILLLLASAVISVLMHQFDDAISITVAIIIVVTVAFVQEYRSEKSLEELGKLVPPECHCIRDGNLEHLLARELVPGDTVCLSVGERVPADLRLFEASDLSVDESSLTGETSPCSKSTSHQLAATNGDIASRSNVAFMGTLVRCGKAKGIVIGTGESSEFGEVFKMMQAEEAPKTPLQKSMDLLGKQLSLYSFGIIGVIMLVGWLQGKRILDMFTIGVSLAVAAIPEGLPIVVTVTLALGVMRMVKKRAIIKKLPIVETLGCCNVICSDKTGTLTKNEMTVTQLYTSDGLHAEVTGVGYNREGEVILDGEIIHGFSCPAISKIVEVGCVCNDSVIRNHTLLGRPTEGALIALAMKMGLESLQKEYVRLEEHPFTSEQKWMAVRCVRHSQQAAPGVYFLKGAYEQVIRFCSSYSSRGAALPLSHQQRELYQQQISYMGSASLRVLAFASGSEMGNLTFLGLVGIIDPPRSGVKEAVAALISSGVAIKMITGDSQETAVSIASRLGLFSKGSQCLSGEEVDHLDLQQLSHIVPRIAVFYRASPRHKLKIVKSLQNIGAVVAMTGDGVNDAVALKAADIGIAMGQTGTDVCKEAADMILVDDDFQTIMSAIEEGKGIYNNIKNFVRFQLSTSIAALTLISLATLMNFPNPLNAMQILWINIIMDGPPAQSLGVEPVDRDVIRKPPRNVRDSIITRSLIIKVLVSAFVIVCGTLFVFWRELQDNVITPRDTTMTFTCFVFFDMFNALSSRSQTRMVHEMGLCSNRTFCYAVLASIMGQLLVIYFPPLQNVFQTESLSFFDLLFLVSLTSSVCVVSEAIKKVERWRGVQRSPHTDCFHEV; encoded by the exons CTTTCCGAGAGACAACCCTCCAGTGAAGATGAGACCATGGTCCCGGTACTAACCTCCAAAAAAGCCAGCGAACTCCCTGTCAACGAAGTCGCGTGTGTCCTGCAG GCCGACCTGCAGTCGGGTCTGACCCAGGAGGAGGTGAACCGCAGGAGGGTGTACCATGGCTGGAACGAGTTCGACATCGGTGAAGAGGAGCCACTATGGAAGAAATACATCTTACAG TTCAAAGATCctctcattctgctgctgctggcgtcGGCCGTCATCAGCGTTCTCATGCACCAGTTTGACGACGCTATCAGCATCACTGTG gcCATCATCATAGTCGTGACAGTTGCCTTTGTCCAG GAGTATCGCTCTGAGAAATCTCTGGAAGAGCTCGGGAAGCTGGTTCCTCCAGAATGTCACTG tATCAGGGATGGGAACCTGGAGCACCTACTGGCCAGGGAGCTGGTTCCTGGAGacactgtgtgtctgtcggtGGGAGAGAGGGTCCCAGCAGACCTCCGCCTCtttgag GCGTCCGACCTGTCTGTGGACGAGTCCAGTCTGACGGGCGAGACCAGCCCCTGCTCCAAGTCTACCTCCCACCAGCTGGCAGCCACCAATGGAGACATCGCCTCCCGCAGCAACGTCGCCTTCATGGGGACGCTGGTGCGATGTGGCAAAGCCAAG GGCATCGTCATAGGAACCGGAGAGAGCTCCGAGTTTGGGGAAGTTTTCAAGATGATGCAAGCAGAAGAG gCTCCTAAAACTCCGCTGCAGAAGAGCATGGACCTGCTGGGGAAGCAGCTCTCTCTTTATTCCTTTGGCATCATAG GGGTCATCATGCTGGTGGGGTGGCTGCAGGGGAAGAGGATCCTCGACATGTTCACCATCGGTGTCAG TCTGGCGGTAGCTGCCATCCCAGAGGGTCTGCCCATCGTGGTGACGGTGACGCTGGCGCTCGGTGTGATGCGCATGGTGAAGAAAAGGGCCATAATCAAGAAGCTCCCCATCGTAGAAACTCTGG GCTGCTGCAACGTGATCTGCTCAGACAAGACGGGAACTCTGACCAAGAACGAGATGACCGTCACTCAGCTGTACACGTCAGACGGGCTCCACGCCGAG GTGACGGGCGTCGGCTacaacagagaaggagaagtgaTTCTGGACGGAGAAATCATCCACGGCTTCTCCTGCCCGGCCATAAGTAAGATCGTGGAG GTCGGCTGTGTGTGCAACGACTCCGTGATCAGGAATCACACTCTGCTGGGACGGCCGACCGAGGGAGCGCTCATCGCCCTCGCCATGAAG ATGGGGCTGGAGAGCTTGCAGAAGGAGTACGTCCGTCTGGAGGAGCATCCCTTCACCTCGGAGCAGAAGTGGATGGCGGTCCGCTGTGTTCGCCACAGCCAGCAG GCCGCGCCTGGAGTTTACTTCCTGAAGGGGGCGTACGAGCAGGTGATTCGATTCTGCAGCTcctacagcagcagaggagccgcCCTTCCCCTCAGccaccagcagagggagctgtaCCAGCAGCAGATCAGCTACATGGGCTCGGCCAGCCTGCGAG TGCTGGCGTTCGCGTCCGGTTCAGAGATGGGGAACCTGACCTTCCTGGGTCTGGTGGGCATCATCGACCCTCCGAGGTCGGGGGTCAAAGAGGCCGTGGCCGCGCTCATCAGCTCCGGTGTCGCCATCAAGATGATCACTGGAGACTCACAGGAGACGGCCGTGTCCATAG cGAGTCGTCTCGGTCTCTTCTCTAAAGGTTCTCAGTGTCTGTCTGGAGAAGAAGTCGATCATCTGGACCTGCAGCAGCTTTCACACATCGTCCCCAGA atcgCTGTGTTTTATCGAGCCAGTCCGAGACACAAGCTGAAGATCGTCAAG TCGCTCCAGAACATCGGCGCGGTGGTCGCCATGACAGGTGATGGCGTGAACGACGCCGTCGCTCTGAAGGCTGCCGACATCGGCATCGCGATGGGCCAGACGGGAACGGACGTGTGCAAGGAGGCGGCTGATATGATCCTGGTGGACGACGACTTCCAGACAATCAT GTCGGCCAtcgaggaaggaaaaggaatTTATAACAACATCAAAAACTTTGTCCGTTTTCAGCTGAGCAC GAGCATTGCTGCGCTGACGCTCATCTCTCTGGCGACGCTGATGAACTTCCCCAACCCGCTGAACGCGATGCAGATCCTGTGGATCAACATCATCATGGACGGACCTCCTGCTCAGAG tTTGGGGGTGGAGCCTGTCGACCGGGACGTGATCAGAAAACCTCCTCGTAACGTTAGAGACAGCATCATCACCCGAAGTCTGATCATCAAAGTCCTGGTGTCTGCGTTCGTCATCGTCTGTGGGACTCTGTTCGTCTTCTGGAGAGAg TTGCAGGACAACGTGATCACTCCTCGAGACACAACCATGACCTTCACCTGCTTCGTCTTCTTCGACATGTTCAACGCTCTGAGCTCGCGCTCACAG ACTCGTATGGTCCATGAGATGGGTCTGTGCAGTAACAGGACGTTCTGTTACGCCGTGCTGGCGTCCATCATGGGGCAGCTGCTCGTCATCTACTTCCCTCCGCTGCAGAACGTCTTCCAGACCGAGAGCCTCAGCTTCTTTG ACCTGCTGTTCCTGGTGAGTCTGACCTCGTCGGTGTGCGTCGTGTCGGAGGCCATTAAGaaggtggagaggtggaggggcgTTCAGAGGAGCCCCCACACTGACTGTTTCCACGAGGtatga
- the atp2c1 gene encoding calcium-transporting ATPase type 2C member 1 isoform X2 codes for MVPVLTSKKASELPVNEVACVLQADLQSGLTQEEVNRRRVYHGWNEFDIGEEEPLWKKYILQFKDPLILLLLASAVISVLMHQFDDAISITVAIIIVVTVAFVQEYRSEKSLEELGKLVPPECHCIRDGNLEHLLARELVPGDTVCLSVGERVPADLRLFEASDLSVDESSLTGETSPCSKSTSHQLAATNGDIASRSNVAFMGTLVRCGKAKGIVIGTGESSEFGEVFKMMQAEEAPKTPLQKSMDLLGKQLSLYSFGIIGVIMLVGWLQGKRILDMFTIGVSLAVAAIPEGLPIVVTVTLALGVMRMVKKRAIIKKLPIVETLGCCNVICSDKTGTLTKNEMTVTQLYTSDGLHAEVTGVGYNREGEVILDGEIIHGFSCPAISKIVEVGCVCNDSVIRNHTLLGRPTEGALIALAMKMGLESLQKEYVRLEEHPFTSEQKWMAVRCVRHSQQAAPGVYFLKGAYEQVIRFCSSYSSRGAALPLSHQQRELYQQQISYMGSASLRVLAFASGSEMGNLTFLGLVGIIDPPRSGVKEAVAALISSGVAIKMITGDSQETAVSIASRLGLFSKGSQCLSGEEVDHLDLQQLSHIVPRIAVFYRASPRHKLKIVKSLQNIGAVVAMTGDGVNDAVALKAADIGIAMGQTGTDVCKEAADMILVDDDFQTIMSAIEEGKGIYNNIKNFVRFQLSTSIAALTLISLATLMNFPNPLNAMQILWINIIMDGPPAQSLGVEPVDRDVIRKPPRNVRDSIITRSLIIKVLVSAFVIVCGTLFVFWRELQDNVITPRDTTMTFTCFVFFDMFNALSSRSQTRMVHEMGLCSNRTFCYAVLASIMGQLLVIYFPPLQNVFQTESLSFFDLLFLVSLTSSVCVVSEAIKKVERWRGVQRSPHTDCFHEV; via the exons ATGGTCCCGGTACTAACCTCCAAAAAAGCCAGCGAACTCCCTGTCAACGAAGTCGCGTGTGTCCTGCAG GCCGACCTGCAGTCGGGTCTGACCCAGGAGGAGGTGAACCGCAGGAGGGTGTACCATGGCTGGAACGAGTTCGACATCGGTGAAGAGGAGCCACTATGGAAGAAATACATCTTACAG TTCAAAGATCctctcattctgctgctgctggcgtcGGCCGTCATCAGCGTTCTCATGCACCAGTTTGACGACGCTATCAGCATCACTGTG gcCATCATCATAGTCGTGACAGTTGCCTTTGTCCAG GAGTATCGCTCTGAGAAATCTCTGGAAGAGCTCGGGAAGCTGGTTCCTCCAGAATGTCACTG tATCAGGGATGGGAACCTGGAGCACCTACTGGCCAGGGAGCTGGTTCCTGGAGacactgtgtgtctgtcggtGGGAGAGAGGGTCCCAGCAGACCTCCGCCTCtttgag GCGTCCGACCTGTCTGTGGACGAGTCCAGTCTGACGGGCGAGACCAGCCCCTGCTCCAAGTCTACCTCCCACCAGCTGGCAGCCACCAATGGAGACATCGCCTCCCGCAGCAACGTCGCCTTCATGGGGACGCTGGTGCGATGTGGCAAAGCCAAG GGCATCGTCATAGGAACCGGAGAGAGCTCCGAGTTTGGGGAAGTTTTCAAGATGATGCAAGCAGAAGAG gCTCCTAAAACTCCGCTGCAGAAGAGCATGGACCTGCTGGGGAAGCAGCTCTCTCTTTATTCCTTTGGCATCATAG GGGTCATCATGCTGGTGGGGTGGCTGCAGGGGAAGAGGATCCTCGACATGTTCACCATCGGTGTCAG TCTGGCGGTAGCTGCCATCCCAGAGGGTCTGCCCATCGTGGTGACGGTGACGCTGGCGCTCGGTGTGATGCGCATGGTGAAGAAAAGGGCCATAATCAAGAAGCTCCCCATCGTAGAAACTCTGG GCTGCTGCAACGTGATCTGCTCAGACAAGACGGGAACTCTGACCAAGAACGAGATGACCGTCACTCAGCTGTACACGTCAGACGGGCTCCACGCCGAG GTGACGGGCGTCGGCTacaacagagaaggagaagtgaTTCTGGACGGAGAAATCATCCACGGCTTCTCCTGCCCGGCCATAAGTAAGATCGTGGAG GTCGGCTGTGTGTGCAACGACTCCGTGATCAGGAATCACACTCTGCTGGGACGGCCGACCGAGGGAGCGCTCATCGCCCTCGCCATGAAG ATGGGGCTGGAGAGCTTGCAGAAGGAGTACGTCCGTCTGGAGGAGCATCCCTTCACCTCGGAGCAGAAGTGGATGGCGGTCCGCTGTGTTCGCCACAGCCAGCAG GCCGCGCCTGGAGTTTACTTCCTGAAGGGGGCGTACGAGCAGGTGATTCGATTCTGCAGCTcctacagcagcagaggagccgcCCTTCCCCTCAGccaccagcagagggagctgtaCCAGCAGCAGATCAGCTACATGGGCTCGGCCAGCCTGCGAG TGCTGGCGTTCGCGTCCGGTTCAGAGATGGGGAACCTGACCTTCCTGGGTCTGGTGGGCATCATCGACCCTCCGAGGTCGGGGGTCAAAGAGGCCGTGGCCGCGCTCATCAGCTCCGGTGTCGCCATCAAGATGATCACTGGAGACTCACAGGAGACGGCCGTGTCCATAG cGAGTCGTCTCGGTCTCTTCTCTAAAGGTTCTCAGTGTCTGTCTGGAGAAGAAGTCGATCATCTGGACCTGCAGCAGCTTTCACACATCGTCCCCAGA atcgCTGTGTTTTATCGAGCCAGTCCGAGACACAAGCTGAAGATCGTCAAG TCGCTCCAGAACATCGGCGCGGTGGTCGCCATGACAGGTGATGGCGTGAACGACGCCGTCGCTCTGAAGGCTGCCGACATCGGCATCGCGATGGGCCAGACGGGAACGGACGTGTGCAAGGAGGCGGCTGATATGATCCTGGTGGACGACGACTTCCAGACAATCAT GTCGGCCAtcgaggaaggaaaaggaatTTATAACAACATCAAAAACTTTGTCCGTTTTCAGCTGAGCAC GAGCATTGCTGCGCTGACGCTCATCTCTCTGGCGACGCTGATGAACTTCCCCAACCCGCTGAACGCGATGCAGATCCTGTGGATCAACATCATCATGGACGGACCTCCTGCTCAGAG tTTGGGGGTGGAGCCTGTCGACCGGGACGTGATCAGAAAACCTCCTCGTAACGTTAGAGACAGCATCATCACCCGAAGTCTGATCATCAAAGTCCTGGTGTCTGCGTTCGTCATCGTCTGTGGGACTCTGTTCGTCTTCTGGAGAGAg TTGCAGGACAACGTGATCACTCCTCGAGACACAACCATGACCTTCACCTGCTTCGTCTTCTTCGACATGTTCAACGCTCTGAGCTCGCGCTCACAG ACTCGTATGGTCCATGAGATGGGTCTGTGCAGTAACAGGACGTTCTGTTACGCCGTGCTGGCGTCCATCATGGGGCAGCTGCTCGTCATCTACTTCCCTCCGCTGCAGAACGTCTTCCAGACCGAGAGCCTCAGCTTCTTTG ACCTGCTGTTCCTGGTGAGTCTGACCTCGTCGGTGTGCGTCGTGTCGGAGGCCATTAAGaaggtggagaggtggaggggcgTTCAGAGGAGCCCCCACACTGACTGTTTCCACGAGGtatga